The DNA segment AAATGTTTGTAGAGCAAATGAAAATTGTCGTGAAAATACCGATTAACAATTAATCATCACATATCagataaaaatcaatgtatCTTTTAATCAGACAACACAACTGAATTAGCGCTATAACGCCAAAGGAGAAAACGTAATCAaattaaatacttgtttatcATTGCAGGAATATGCTATCGAACAAAGATCTGTTTGACGGAAACGGGCGCAGAAAGAATATGAGGTATCGTCTGCTGAATAACATGGGTTCAATTGGTAACCATGACTCCAGTGCTCTACATAATTTCTCATCCGGGTCCTTTTGGGAAACCGTAGGATTTATAACAGGagatgaccatgaccttgacgcCGTGGTCTTGCCCGGGTGCACGTTAATTGGACCTTCTGAACAAGCAAGAGAGTTTTTCACGGTGGTAACTCGTCCAGCCGAACCTTTTATCTACATCCGGGGACCTGTGAACTCACGTGCTTCCTGTTCCACAGGCAATGCTTGTATAGAAGTGTTTACCAACGATCCCTTAGCTATTGATGCGGCTTTGCAGATGTTTAAAAGTGGTATTAGTCCGGtgaataataattacaaaatctTCTGCTGCGAAGGAATTGTGGTTGACATTTTGCATTCTTTATCCGTTGAGGTGAAATTCGATTTTCTCATGTATTTCAAGAATGATTCCATGTATGGACGTAATGTGAACGGGTCATGGAACGGCATTATTGGCGACGTTGTAAATGACGTTGCTGACATCATGGCTGGGGCAATAACGATGACGTCAGAGAGACTGCAAGCCGTAGATTTTACGGAATCGTTTTATTTCTCGTCCTACAAAATGGTCACCAACACAGAAGAAAACGTTACTCCGCTATTTGCGTTTATAAGTCCTTTTCATCCAACGGTGTGGATAACGATCATCGCCAGTGCTATATCGGTTGCCATAGCAACGTCTTTGTTCGAGTGGAACAGTCCATTTGGTCTTAATCCATGGGGTAAAAAGCGGGAAAAGAATTACACACTTGGTTCAGCCCTCACAATGGTTTTCTTAATGTGGTTCGGCCGCATGTTGCTCACCAAGTCTCCAAAGAGCTGGCCGTCCAAGTGGCTCCAGAACTTTTGGGCTGGAACGGCGCTTATTCTTCTGGCCGGCTACACGGCCAAACTGGCCGCCTTCCTCGCTGGTAGCGCTTACGTGGATCATTACTTTAGTATACTTGACAGCAAGGTAAGttataataaatgtatcaaCAATCGCCGGGTTAAAGAGaaagttttaaatgatatttaaataggAAACCTTCCAACTTTTACCCCTGACATTAAAGGGCAGCTTTTCACCTCAGTATAGGGCTTATATTCCAACTTTCACCCCTGAATATATAGGGCAGTTTAAGCCTTTTGCCCCCAAGTTTAGTGCTTATCTTCCCGCTTTACTCCTTGCTGTGTAATGCAGCTTTTCCCCACAGGTTTAAGGCTCATCTTCCCGCTTTCACCCCTGAAAATATAGGGCAGCTTTGCCCCCAGGTCTAGGGCTTATCTTCCTGCTTTTGAACACCCTTTGCTATGTAAGGCAGCTTTTTTCCCACAAGTTTAGGGCTCATCTTCCCACTTTCACTATTGGGCAGCTCTTTCCCACAAGTTTAGGGCTCATCTTCGCGCTTTCACTCCTCGCTATGTCGGGCAGCTATGTTCCAAGGTTTGGGTCATTTCTTCCCGATTTCGCCCCTTGCTATATAGGACAGCTTTGCTCCCAGGTGTAGGACTTATCTTCCCGCTTTCACCTCTTGCTATGTAGGACAGCCATTGCCTCTAGACTAGGGGCATTCTTCCTACTTTCACCCCTGGCAACACAAGGTACTATCTGCCCAGATTAGAATGCATGTTCCAACCTTCACCCATAGGGTACACCCATGACAATACAGGGCTTATATTAATCAATACTCAGGCAATACGGAACATTTTTTGCTCAGACTATGTTTTTTCTTCCCGCAGCTACTTTTCACATTAGGGCACTGGGCAGTTTTGttcatatatgttgtttttattttcgcCACTACACACCAGGCTAAACAGAGAAGTCTTTGCTCAGATTAGGGCCTTGCTTCTAATTTATATCCCCTGCAATACAGGACAGTTCCTGCTCACATTAGGGCCTTTCTTCCCGCTTATATCCCTGGCAATACAGAATAGTTCCTGCTCACATTAGCGCCTTTCTTTCCGTTTATTTCCCTACCTATACAGGGCAGTTCCTGCTCATATTAGGGCCTTGCTTCTCGCTTATATCCCCTGGCAATACAGGACAGCTCCTACTCACATAAGGGCATTGCTTGCCGCTTTTATTCCTGGCAATACAGGACAGTTCCGTATAACATAAGGGCATTTCTTCCCGCCTATATCCCCTGCAATACAAGACAGTTCCTGCTCACATTAGAGCCTTGCTTCTCGCTTATATTCCTGGCAATACAAGACAGTTCCTGCTCACATTAGGGCCTTGCTTCACGCTCGCTTATAATCATGGCAATAAAGGACAGTTCCTGTTCACATTAGGGCCTTGCCTCTCATTTATTTCCCCTGCAATACAAGATAGTTCCTGCTCACATTAGAGCCTTGCTTCTCGCTTGTATTCCCTGCAATACAGGACAGTTCCTGCTCACATTAGGGCCTCGCTTCCCGCTTGTATTCCTGGCAAAACAGGACAGTTCCTGCTCACATTAGAGCCTTGCTTCTCGCTTATATTCCCTGCAATACAGGACAGTTCCTGCTCACATTAGGGCCTTGCTTCCCGCTTATATTCCCTGCAATACAGGACAGTTCCTGCTCACATTAGAGCCTTGCTTCTCGCTTGTATTCCTGGCAAAACAGGACAGTTCCTGCTCACATTAGAGCCTTGCTTCCCGCTTATATTCCCTGCAATACAGGACAGTTCCTGCTCACATTAGAGCCTTGCTTCTCGCTTGTATTCCTGGCAAAACAGGACAGTTCCTGCTCACATTAGAGCCTTGTTTCTCGCTTGTATTCCTGGCAAAACAGGACAGTTCCTGCTCACATTAGGGCCTTGCTTCCCGCTTGTATTCCTGGCAAAACAGGACAGTTCCTGCTCTCACATTAGAGCCTCGCTTCTCGCTTGTATTCCTGGCAAAACAGGACAGTTCCTGCTCACATTAGGGCCTTGCGGGAGGCCTATATCCCCTGCAATACAGGACAGTTCCTGCTCACATTAGAGCCTTGCTTCTCGCTTGTATTCCTGGCAAAACAGGACAGTTCCTGCTCACATTAGGGCCTTGCTTCTCGCTTATATTCCCTGCTATACAGGACAGTTCCTGCTCACATTAGGACCTTGCTTCTCGCTTATATTCCTGGCATTACAGAACAGTTTCTGCTCACATTAGGACCTTGCTTCTCGCTTATATTCCTGGCAATACATGACAGTTCCTACTAACATTAGGGCCCTTCTTCCCGCTTATAAATACACCTGACAGTGCTATGCAGCTTTCGTTAAGATTTGGCCGGGGTCTATTTACATTATAAAACTATGCTGGTAATACTTCTGATGACTGATGGaaacatttcaaattcattattttcaaaatgtagaCATCATCAATGTCAAGGGGAGAATCATGAAGTCTAACGGTCAAGGTCAATGGTattgttttctgaaaaaataaatgaatttaaattctTATTGAAAAATCCTTGAGCTCTCGATTGTCATTTTGCATTATGATTTCCTTCAATCACAGATAACCAACATAAACACATCGTTATTCATTTATACCGCacaccattcggaactcctcggccattttttcaaaaacaaccttggatgtatgcaggtacatcagttgaaatagttcgtaaaattttgaattatatcattaattaaatgtagtgtttcagagttgtatttattgatctaagtttaaattgattgccattaaattgaattattgcaaacataattaagaattccaagagttaagtaacaaagtttaaatgctaaataaaattactacgcgatctacttgcagcggacttaaacgtgccacttttttgagtatgtaaaccgtccaaatatatccgaggttgttttcgataaaatggccgatgAGCTCCGAATGACTGCACACTAGTTTAAAAGtgaacgttgtccttgacaacaaCATGGTTCTATACAATAATATCACTAACTATCTTTCGATCAACCATGATCAGTCCAGAGAACTCAAGACACTCATAGGCTACCTTGACCTTTCGTATTGTATGTTTTACAGTTACTTAACCAGCGTGTAGGGGTGGTACCCACCAGCGCTGTGGAGGAGTATGTGAAAGTCGTCAACGCGGATCTGGGTACGAAATTAAGGAAGCACCACGTCCTGGATCTGCAGGAGGCCTTCCGGAAACTCAGGTGaacatttttatagtttattgcTCTTTAGCGCTTCCAGGGGTTGGGTGGGGGCACCTGGTGCGTTCAAAATCGGTCAAATTTACGTTTATTTCAATACAGGAGTAAAGATTCATAAAATACTCACAAATGAAATCATGCATTTTTGGACTTAAAAAAGTTTCCTTGGGGGAAGACCCTAAAAAAATCCATGCCAACACTTTAAcccaaatattttattttttattctgagGGAGAGGCGCAAGTAAAAAAGGTTACGTCCCAatgttacgccccctctaacgtcaattcctgaataactatcgaaaacaatggttcttatggagGATACAGTGTTAATTTGAACACAAGGTTCGGAAAACATAGTATGTCTACCTTATgggacgatagttgatcactgtaaatatttttggactcaccagtcatttaatatttgtgcgtgttcagctattgaatacacggtAACAATTTTGTTagcagtaattaatattttccataaatgcattatttagtaagtagttaaggTTAAAAACTCAGGATTTACTTGTTATACATGCATATGcactgattttaaatacgagtttCACTTAAAAGGAATGGTCAACTTGACATGTATTTGGACGACACTCCACTACTTGAGCACGCGCTCTCTATCCGGGACGATAACTGCTCCATCCGGTTTGTATCAAGGCACTTCGGAGAAAACTCGTACGCCTTTGGGGTCAAGAAGGGATCATGGATAAAGGTTTGGTTCCGTCTTTAAGCACTCTGATTGTCTATGAAACAGTTCTGTTAAGAATATACAACTAGCACCGATTTCCTAAAATGcgtttcaaacaaaacatttatcgtCTGTCCGTAGCTTTACGTGTGTACCTGAGGACTCTTAacagtggcggatccaggatttgacgttagagggggcgttacttaggggcgtacCCTAATGACTTGCGCACCTCCCTCAGAAACGAAATATATTTGGGGTTTCTtgtctgaaatggtgcattttagacgtatgtttttacttttcttctcctttattgaaatcaaaagtAAACAAGGACGATTTTAGGGTACACTCTGCGCCCCCCCCCTCTGACTCCGCTTGTGCTTAAGCAGCACCAGGTTTATCTTCTTGACAAGGGGCCCAGGGTTTCATCCAGTATTCCGGTGCCCTTAGACAATACAGGATAGTTGACATATCAATACtaaataattctaaaatgcacatgttttcacaataaatGTCATATTATTACGGGCATCTTTACATTGCGAATGCtacttgttatgacgtcacGGCAACatagtggaatacggccgtattgcggACTTCCAAATTTTGCGATATGTttccaagtttcaaagttttattGCCATAACACCAAGAAGACCATGAACCATGTGtacaaatataatattcagtCTTTACAGGTGAATgcgtttataaaaaaataccagtATTAAGTGCCAGTGCATAAATTCAGCAGCCAAAGAACGTTAAAAGGCTGTATGCGCGACAAGCgtatttatactttttgtaCAACTCTGTTCACAGGCATTACCAAGCAACTCCTTAAGCTATTTTGAGTGGCCGCAAAATGTAACCGTTAAGTGCATGTCATTACCAAACAATATATAACGTAAATTGATgaataattgaaacaattagCTAGTTTCACAACAGTAACTGTTATTTCTCGCGCaatgagctaatgtttcttgttatcatatattcTACTATAAGGATTGTTGTATCTTGTATATTGTGACTGAGAAACCTATATATACAAGGATATATCAACATTGCTTTCATATCGCACGTTTATTGCTAGTGTTAAGTCAAGtaaatgaaacccgatattaACTGAAGACGTTTTGACTATATgtaataaacaaagtaaagcAGGGTCGtttagtcaacacatttccattttctgcataattatctataattatttatttccctCGGTCCCTCACCAAGATTTATTTGAGATTCttcggcttgctttcaaattcacattaacgATGCTATATTATGaacgtttataaaaatatcattttaaaaagtagATATGTCGATATCTTATCTTGATTTGCGGAACTTAAGTCTGTAGGCCACAGGCTAACAACTATTTCCTTAGGATTTGATTTAGTTTGTATTTGCAAAGTTACATGCATTGTCAAAGTTTTAATATAACCATCTTGTAGCAACGCGTAGACGGACTTTTGCTGAACTACGTTGAGATGGGATACATTGAAGACCTCAAGTGGAAATACATGGGCCATAACCGCCAGTGTACGGGCACGTTTCCCATCGAATCTGACGATTCTGACAACTGGAGGTTTGGGTAGGTAATGTTCGATCTATGACCACAAACTAAGCTCAGTCATAAATAGTGGTGTATCACGATAATCATAAGTTACTTGTTCAAATTAATAATTGCCAGGAGTATGACCACTGGTTTTATTTGCCATGTTCCAAGGTTACTGGCCATATATTTATTCTGCCCTTCGGTCAGGTTATTGGTCAATTACAAGTTTACTTTGTCATGGTACTCTGCTAATTGACACGTGTGTATCTTTTCACATTTGTTCATGGACGCAGGTGTAATTTTCCGTTTTCAAGGTATTGGCCCTAcattggtttatactaatttttgttttagctcgattgtgacgaaagctgatagcttatagaatcactctcgagtccgtttcctgggcagaaaccagtactgtgtcctttttttgAGAAgctatgagaaagtacccctggtggggatcgaacccacaacctcttgggtgagaggcggacaactataccactagaccactctcaccctccaTTCGGCCCTACATTCGGCCACGTGTGTATTTTTCAGGTTCTCCCACACGAAGGGCCTGTTCGTCATGTTGCTAGCTACCATAGGTCTGGCGCTCGTGTTGTTTGCGTTCGAGCACCTTGTGTATTTCGTGCTCGTGCCCAGGCTGCGAGGTCTTCCACCAAGCAGCTGTTGGAGGAGTCGGAACTTGGAATACTTCAGCCAGGTAGGtttgaaaaaatggttttatttccCGAGTAGGACAACTGACGTGCATCTACGCGCCAAACTAGAATGATTTTCAATGGATAATGATACTAAATTTATAGTAGAACGATTTAGAAGAGCGAGTCGTACATCAACATAAGGGAACTATCAATCACTTCAAACACTGCGAGTTATGTCTTTGGCATCAATAAAGAACTTTGCACGCGTAATCAAgtggattttttaaaaacaacaataacaacgtcaaaatatgaacttaaattttaatcataggtatgcaagaaaaatacaaatgtatgcgGTGCGGATGAAAAATTTGACCCTCTACACGCTACGTGCAAATACTTATATTCCTTCCAATATGATGGTGTCATTAGATTTAACGTGTGACATACATTTTGTGAATCACATCAGTCTCCTTTTAAAAACACAGCACATATTAATGCATGTATGGTTCGAAACTACGACATTTGCGAGGCGGACACATATGACACTACATCTCATTTGAATGAATTGCATTGACCAATTTATAAACACCGACACTCGTTTGGGGCAGAAGTGACCCATGTTTGTAGCTGTTCAAGACAACATGTTGATAAATCTTCTGAACAAGTTTGATAATAATTGGATAGAAactgttgaatttatgacgggatttttttttcttctaagaTTTGACAGTGACTTAGTTTTTAACCTGAGGAAATCcatattcatatgtttttgaAGACAGCATGCGGACAAGTGTTCAAATAAAGTTCcataacaatttgataaaaacttttgaatttacgacatgaaataaaaatgcagaATGTTGTCTACATACCCctagtctggagttccttccccttTCTGCTACGCAAACTAACTGTATGATTAAATGCCGGGAACCAGAAGAACATACCCCCAGCCGTACGCACGCCTGTCCGGTTTTAGCCATTCTCGTAATTTTCGGTCAGACAGCACACACTTGTTTTACAGAGCGACCTGTACCCGTAGCCTGGGTTACCTGTCCTTACCATTTCATTATCGGTACTCTTATTGTGCAAAGTACGCTTGGTACCAGACAACCTGAATTCCTGGAAGTGCAGATTTGCGTGATAGGTAGCAACATATTATATAagattatttaattgaaatgactTAATTATGTTTTAGCGGCTGTACCGGGCGTTGAACAGCGAAAAGGTCAGGCCACCTGTCCGCGTTTTGATGTCGAAGGTCAGACATCACAAACTCCTATTACAAAACAAGCTGCAATACAGATTAGGGAAAAGGGTGTGTATAATTAAGACTGAAGCCTCCTCTTTGGGTAAACGATATGcaatatgcattttttgtaGTCTAcatctcagaatcagctgattttggtatcaatgcctcatatttatataaaaaaatagtaaattgttacagttatttttcatatttacgatCGAAAATTGACGTTATATGCGGAaaacgatctgatcttttgtcagtagtcttacaTCACTGCTTTCGAGACATTaaagcaaaaattggctcattccaagacgaaaaataaaagaaagatggtaaaacgatcaatctgtgacaGTTTTAAGACAATTCGGGATTCAAGAGGCTGAAATACTGTGTGCATAGTAATCTGCTCGCAAGTCATAACCTTAAATTGTGTTTGTGATCATTGTCTTAAGTCCTTTTGCCTAAAAAGCTTATTGCTGTTGGAATATACTGGCGAAGAACAGGTACCACATCCAGGGAATAAACTGGATAGTTTGTGAGAAGCGAACATGCTTAATTATCACAACCAAGACTACTTTAATATGCACAATGTTTTTTCTGGACattttttataactaaaataaCTGTAATAATTGACATTTGAAATGTGCTTATCCTCTAGCACAAGTATAAGGCTCAATCATAAAAGCTTAtgtgattttatatttgaaatgtattttcaacTAGCAGGCAGAGAGTACAGCCAATCTGTCGCGCCCCGGGACACGCAGTGACGTTATGGAACTCGGCGTAAGGTatgcatattttaaagttgtaaCAAATCATTGCCTATCTATTGCTTTGACCAACTCACATTTAAGATATAAGTTCTCACTAAGCTAGCTGTAAACCAAAAACTGGTCAATGCCTTAAAAGCCTATGTCAACACAATGAAGCTCGTGTTACTATAATCTATAATGGCTCTCGTATTGAATGCTACACTTTGTATCAAAGCTCATTTGATGTCATTACGTCACATTAAGTTCAATCACTCTTATTTCATGACATCCTATTAATCTCATGCTGAAGTTATACAATTCTATAAGGCTCATGCTGAAGTTATACAATTCTATAAGGCTCATGCTGAAGTTATACAATTCTATAAGGCTCATGCTGAAGTTATACAATTCTATAAGGTCATGCTGATGTTATGACATAGTATTAAGCTCATGCTTATGTTATGACATCATATTAAGCTCATGCTGATGTTATGACATCCTGTTAAGGTCATGTTGATGTTATGACATCCTATTAAGGTCATGTTGGTGTTATGACATCCTATTAAGGTCATGCTGGTGTTATGACATCCTATTAAGCTCATGCTGGTGTTATGCCATCATATTAAGCTCATGTTGATGTTATGACATCCTATCAAGGTCATGTTGATGTTATGACATCCTATTAAGGTCATGTTGGTGTTATGACATCGTATTAAGGTCATGCTGATGTTATGACATCGTATTAAGCTCATGTTGATGTTATGACATCCTATTAAGCTCATGTTGATGTTATGACATCCTATTAAGCTCATGTTGATGTTATGACATAATATTAAGGTCATGTTGGTGTTATGCCAtcatattaagctcatattGATGTTATGGCATACAAATAAGCTCATCCCAGCAAACATACAACGTTGTGACAACGTTGCTACCGCTTACGTTGTCTAAACGATATTTCACCAAAACATTGTCACAACGTTATGAAAGTGGAGGTTTTCTTAACGTTGTTGCAATGTTTCCTTGACAACCAATATACAACATTCATAAAACGTGGCCACAACGTTGAGACAACCATGCATTATGAATGCCTTGAATGATTTAATCCATTACTCATAATTTGAGTGATGATTATTGGAAAATAGTAACAAATACATTTAGTCACTATTAAACGTAGTGACAACATTTTACAATAACCGTATCATGACCTTACCTTCACACAACGTTATACTAATGTTATGTTTTAGCTGGTATTCCGAAGTTATGCCATCCTTTTAAACCCCATGCTGAATGTATGGCATAATATTAACTACACGCTGATGTTGTGATGTCCCTTAAAAGCTCATCTTAATTCTTGACATATCCATGCTTATGCTGATCCAGTTAAGCATGTAAAAGGGATACACTAGATTGCCACCAGATGGTGAAGgttatgtttagtttattttaaggCTATGCTACCATATACCAATGTTAGCAATATCAATAGCTATATACAGCTATACGTCGTTCCCAAGAGGACGTTAAGCTACGGCTGTTTTATCGACAACTGACATGCTTTTGCTAATTTATTTTACtgtgtttctttttatattactgTTATTTTTTCGATACAGAAATTGGTACAAGTGCCAGAGCTTCATCAACAGTGACAACATTTTCACCATATCCGACCATATCGGGTATGAAAGGTCCGTTATTGACGAACACCATCACCATGTCTGCTACCGATACACACGCTCGACTGCGGAAATTCAACGCCGAAAACTCTCATCACGCGAAAATTCGCGAGATTTTGTGTTCGACAATCCTGTTTTTGAACAAGACGACACTGACGGGGATGCTAATTCAAATTTGTCAAATGAGGACTCATTTAGCTCTTTTAATCCCGCACCAAACAGTAGTCGGgttcaaattgaaaatatgtcTTTGACATTAGAGACCGAAGAATATAAGTCTATCAAACGCGGAAAAACTGCTTCTATCTCTGAACGTCATGTTACGTTTAGTCCGCATATAAAGCGATATGAAACTTGGCCATCCCCACAGAGACGAAGGCGAAGTCTGAAACGAACTTCGGTAAACAATGTGCGATCTGTTCCGCCTGGTAACAATTTAACGAACTTCAGGCAACGAAGTATTTCCTCAAAGCACATGCTTGTGAATGAAATCGAAACCAATCGATGCAGAAGATGCTCATCCCGACCAGCCGACAGTCCTTCTAAAAGACAATCATTTTCACGTTTTGAACTGAAAGACAATCGTATAAAATCAAGCTTACGTTATCACACAATGGCGTCTATTGAGCGTCGCCCTTCCCACAGACTCGATGCTAGTGCTTTCGAAACACTCTCCAAAGAAGATCTCTTGGTCTTATGGAAAAGGTCAGAAATCGAGTTGCAGACAAAACTGAACCGAATTTTACATCATAACAATCACCTGCGCAACATCGTGGAGCTCATAGAGGAACAACATCTCGCGCAACGCTCGAGACGGATTGAAATTGCAGACGACTTGCCTTCGGTAGACGAAATTGTAACTACCAGGCTTTAATATGTGCTTTCTGTCatctttactttaaaaaaagaagatttctGCATTGGAGCCTTCTTGTCCCGCCATGTTTAGTCCGACATCTCTTCAATAAATCCTAGGTGAAACGCAGGAGAGCACATATAAGAATGTTCGTCCAGTACAATGTCTTCAAGTTATTTGCCtttctttataaacaaacacaaaacagcaACTAATATATACtcaattgaacatatttttgtaaataaaagccttaaacatAAAGTGTTAAGTCAGGTTACTAAAGCTTTTCGGCAATGTATTAAATACCTTGtccatatttaataattattaacaagagagctattttgaataataatttatcatttgcTCTTAAGTTTCTGATCACTTTTCACACATAATGAAACTTTTTAATATCCGAttacataaaatgcaaacaagtatAGTTCTAGTAACTTTCAGTTTTATTAAGATCCACATGTCCCTTAATTGTATATCCATTAGGCTTATACAGCAAAACAAATTAAGTTCAGAAGGTTGCTGTAACATTGACCATGGCGGAATGGACAGCTCTTGTGCGCGACACATCATCATCCTATGGTTGTCACATCTGCCAAATTTTTTTAGAATACAAGAACGAATGAGAAAGACATGGTCCGGATTCAAACTATTATCATAAAggcttatatagcaaaacaCACTACTGTAATTTCGGAAGGTTgctttgaccttgacatttcAGGCAGAGACATGGGTCTTATTTGCAACCCGTCCTCATGctatggtggtcacttctgccaaataattttacaatcCAACCATACATGAGAAAGATATGGACCGGATTCAAACTATTTTCACTAAGGCTTGtaaagcaaaacatactaaGTTCGAAAGGTTGCTTTGGCCTTGACATTGAAgctagggacacgggtcttatGCGCAACACGTCTTCGTGctatggtggtcacttctgccaaataattttaaaatccaacCATACATGAGAAAGATATGGACCGGGCAAAACTGGTCGGAccaacggacggacggaaggaccgTCATCACGTCCCACTT comes from the Mya arenaria isolate MELC-2E11 chromosome 13, ASM2691426v1 genome and includes:
- the LOC128215263 gene encoding glutamate receptor ionotropic, NMDA 2B-like, translated to MAVTSLSIDEQMNVTLVNATDNLFSSLKLLNETGDTYKITTWIGIGGDHVNNAVSCVARARNTPGLIYTTTHRRKTIYSEDMLLLHPDREGLASAVVSLIGIRVVGNAFLLYEDIYSGDGFLEVFSRDQYGNMENKNRLAAVRRGQTDVDLRLQLLIIHDAGFRILIVHTSHAMFQRIATAASGLPNFDKGIAWLLTEAALLHSAMSTVTREHRGSIPTGLLAVDGFEEDMYAEIIGLAVKSVRNATMVLLEESQSFGMNKTFLSSNLQSILPSRSDIRSGLKRNMLSNKDLFDGNGRRKNMRYRLLNNMGSIGNHDSSALHNFSSGSFWETVGFITGDDHDLDAVVLPGCTLIGPSEQAREFFTVVTRPAEPFIYIRGPVNSRASCSTGNACIEVFTNDPLAIDAALQMFKSGISPVNNNYKIFCCEGIVVDILHSLSVEVKFDFLMYFKNDSMYGRNVNGSWNGIIGDVVNDVADIMAGAITMTSERLQAVDFTESFYFSSYKMVTNTEENVTPLFAFISPFHPTVWITIIASAISVAIATSLFEWNSPFGLNPWGKKREKNYTLGSALTMVFLMWFGRMLLTKSPKSWPSKWLQNFWAGTALILLAGYTAKLAAFLAGSAYVDHYFSILDSKLLNQRVGVVPTSAVEEYVKVVNADLGTKLRKHHVLDLQEAFRKLRNGQLDMYLDDTPLLEHALSIRDDNCSIRFVSRHFGENSYAFGVKKGSWIKQRVDGLLLNYVEMGYIEDLKWKYMGHNRQCTGTFPIESDDSDNWRFGFSHTKGLFVMLLATIGLALVLFAFEHLVYFVLVPRLRGLPPSSCWRSRNLEYFSQRLYRALNSEKVRPPVRVLMSKAESTANLSRPGTRSDVMELGVRNWYKCQSFINSDNIFTISDHIGYERSVIDEHHHHVCYRYTRSTAEIQRRKLSSRENSRDFVFDNPVFEQDDTDGDANSNLSNEDSFSSFNPAPNSSRVQIENMSLTLETEEYKSIKRGKTASISERHVTFSPHIKRYETWPSPQRRRRSLKRTSVNNVRSVPPGNNLTNFRQRSISSKHMLVNEIETNRCRRCSSRPADSPSKRQSFSRFELKDNRIKSSLRYHTMASIERRPSHRLDASAFETLSKEDLLVLWKRSEIELQTKLNRILHHNNHLRNIVELIEEQHLAQRSRRIEIADDLPSVDEIVTTRL